From the Posidoniimonas polymericola genome, one window contains:
- a CDS encoding FHA domain-containing protein, with the protein MSRITLRVLDGSDRGTVYQDLAVPVTIGREEGNTVQLNDERISRFHIKIQDDQEKVVLTDLESTNGTRVNGEETQLRILRYGDLIHVGRSVLLYGTRAQIAARLEELRANGTPIAEDLDPDELARRAEDRPNDESELQWSEEEELRSTLHIPSPPDVPVGLSPAQAAQFSEILEYLHLRVRVLIQAVAAPKEGEAVEVTFENWQELLDVQSLLAEYLRKIGEPDSE; encoded by the coding sequence ATGTCCCGTATTACCCTGCGAGTTCTCGACGGCAGCGACCGGGGCACCGTGTACCAGGATCTCGCCGTGCCGGTCACCATCGGCCGCGAAGAAGGCAACACGGTCCAGCTCAACGACGAACGGATCAGCCGCTTCCACATCAAGATCCAGGACGACCAGGAAAAGGTCGTGCTGACCGATCTGGAGAGCACCAACGGCACCCGCGTCAACGGCGAGGAGACCCAGCTCCGCATCCTCCGCTACGGCGACCTCATCCACGTCGGCCGCTCGGTGCTGCTGTACGGCACCCGCGCACAGATCGCCGCCCGGCTGGAGGAGCTCCGCGCCAACGGGACCCCGATCGCCGAGGACCTCGACCCCGACGAGCTGGCCCGCCGCGCCGAGGACCGCCCCAACGACGAGTCCGAGCTGCAGTGGTCCGAAGAGGAAGAGCTCCGCAGCACGCTGCACATCCCCTCGCCCCCCGACGTGCCGGTCGGCCTCAGCCCGGCCCAGGCCGCCCAGTTCTCCGAGATCCTTGAGTACCTGCACCTGCGGGTCCGGGTGCTGATCCAGGCGGTCGCGGCCCCCAAGGAAGGCGAGGCGGTCGAGGTCACCTTCGAGAACTGGCAGGAGCTGCTCGACGTCCAATCGCTGCTGGCCGAGTACCTCCGCAAGATCGGCGAGCCGGACAGCGAGTGA